aaacgcttcattCTTCcggttacatactttccgacgaatctagtatacccttttactctacgagtaacgggtataaaacaaaaaacaagctGGCCCGCAAAAACATTCTTGGCACACTTTTGCTTTTATTAACTTTGGCGTTCTAAAGAAATTCATCATGCAAATATACAAGGTACATAAGTCGATACATACAAGTCGATATCCTAAACTTGGATCTGTACTGAGTTCATCTGAAGGTTGTCATTATCCTCTTATGTGATCCTTTTGCCTCCCTGGCCACTTAAAACTTTGTATCGACATAGGTCGATAGGCACATATGTAGGTGTCTTGTATTTTTGTCATTGTGAGAGTTCTTTAGAACGCCAAACGTTAGTATATCTTTGCCCAAGATCctgtaaatacaatttttatttttcgcaGAGATAAgagtattattttttttgtttttcaataTAACGATTTTGGTTtcaatttaaggtattaaaataatttgatGATACAAACTTAGCATTGCACCCTTTAGGATATAGACCAAAGCGGAtttagcaaaaaaaaactaatttgGTTCGCGCAAAATCAGCTCATTTTTCGAttctttaatttaaaaattattattattattattattatccaaataaattttgttgaatattaatattaattaggAAAACTGAGTAAAAATTACTTGAAGTTTAAGATGCTACGTGAGTCAACAGTAAAGTTTGAGACGTGTGCCAGGTTTGAAAATAATTGGTAATGCCGGTAAGCACGTCATTGATCTGTGAACCTTCAGTGTAAATGGGCTACAAAATTTGAAACGCCTATGTctttatatattaataaatctgttaaaaatttGTTAACTTGCAGAGTGTTCGAGACAACTTATGCCGGATCTGGCTTAGCTCTAAAAGATgaaaattttcataaaagaCCAGAAAGGAAGTTATCTTCGGCATGCCGAATCCGGATCCGGTTTAGTTctaaaaaatgaatattttcacaaaaacaagaaaggaagccATCTTCGGCATGCCGAAGTTTCTATACCCTTGGAGGTCGTACCCGTGTAGCATTGTATGTACAGAGCTTtccgatttttagaaaactaaacaaattataaaaattttaggaTAATGTTCCACTTAAATTTACTACCATGTATGTTTAACGAAAACGAAATTTAACGGTCtatgtattattttgacattcatTATGCGATCATTCGTTTACTAGAAgttctgaaatattaaaagaatggTATTCCCAAGAGTATAagttaatatgtcaaaaaacattatttattccattaaaaattatttttttgatcaTTCCTATGGAAGCTATAGGATATAATTGTGCGATACGGCTcattccgacttatataccatctgcaaaagaaataagactttttgTAAGGTTTCaccccgatagctttaaaactaagagactagtttgcgttgAAACTGACAACCGGTGTTGGCTAGATCAACattctagtgatgctgatcaagaatatttatactttatggggtcggaaacgtctccttcactgggttgcaaacttctgacccTCTGCAagattattatatttatacaattagcaaaattaaaaacgatTGGATTTATAGGTTTCCCCTTAAGTTGCCCACCGCAAAACCATTTTCGGGAAAATCTTTTGTTCTGAAAGTTTGATTTTTTGTGAAAGCGTATATATACGATATATTAAGGGAAAATGCAATAAAAACGATTATCTGTAAAGTGCAAAATCGTTCATACATACGGACATAAGAACATTACTTATTAACTAATGGTCCGATTCTAACAATGTTCGGCTTcccgataggtattgataagtgGAACaacataaaatgtattttaaattgcaATCTTGGAAAATGTAGGCGCCGCAGTTTTGGACGGTTTGAGGGTGTTAGATTCTCTAGAATCTACATGCCTAAACCAAACATTATATCTTTTATCACCGTTCCTGCGGATGATTATGTGCGGCTTGTGACCGTTCGAGTGGCAGTGACACAACTTGATTTTATTCAATCGATAGGAAATGccgagagcaatacattttagatcaaattttttttcctaGCTTAAAAGCTGAACACGTGGAGTGGCACCCTGCTTGCCTTATCCCAACTTGCTAGCTTTTAGAGCTTTcgaaatctcagcgttcatacggacaggcagacggacatAGATATGAACATCaattcggctagtgatcctgatcaagaatatttgCTTGCGTGGTGTGCAATTGTGAACATTGTTGTCTCTTGTTTGTCTCCCTCGCCATCCCCATAACTGAGTAAGGTGTATTTAATAGTCGATGGCATCGACTATAGGCTTGTCTCTTGTTTCTCTTTAAAAGTTAGTTACTAGAAGGCATTCTAGTGTTGTACGAGATTTCTAGTAACAGATTATCAACTGATTTGTTTActtaacatatttattttataagacGTAAATTTTTCTTTCTGTTTTGAAGATTTTATTATCTGAAaaggtaaaatttattttattttatttaattataagtACATTTCTATTTTACTTATGAAATATGGctgtatacatatgtatatgtcTTTTTAACAGGTTCCATCAAGTAAGCAGGTTTCTTGTTCGCGGGAACCGCTATACTCAAAACCTCTAATTGGAATCGACAAAACAATAAGTGGACCCATGCCTTTCAGAAAAATTAACAATTCTGATAGCGGAAATGGCGAAATTCCAATTAACAGAAAAACTACATTGGACAACCCGGCAATACTAGAACAGCAATTGGAAGCACTGGCTTACCACAAACTTcaaatggaaaaaaaaggTCTTTTAGGAGGGCAAGTTAAACCCCCACAATCTGCCAACAGTTTCGCGGAGCCTATATCAAACACGTATAGCAAAAACTTAATATATGGCAATATAAATACAGAACAAAAAGAACTTGTGACAAAGGAGACAGATATTTCTGCAACTACCTACTCAAATGTTCATGAAGCTGGTAAGTtttcattaaataaatatataaattaaataaataattgaaTCATGTTGATTTCAAAGCTTTGGGCCCGTCACATAAGATGCTGTCCGTCTGCACAAATTTATTATTAGAGAACGAAGTAGAGGATGATGTGCCGCCACCGCCGAGCCCAGAGAGCGCAGTGAGCTCTTCATATAGCGAGCTTCGTCGAGCCTCCACTGCTTTTAACAAGCCAACAGGTTCTTCGCAAAATAAACAGAAATTAAATCCTTCATTACAAATGTATGCAAACCAATATGAGCTGCAACATGGCGCTATAATGAAGGTAAaccaattttttattttataattttagaTTTAAAACTGTGTGTCGGCGATTTGTGTTATTTTTTAGCCAGTTGTACTCTTTTTTATATTGTGTGTGAGCTCAGTTAAAAGCTGTAGATGTTAAACTTTCCCAATTGTCTTAATACTCATATGAGCACATACAGAACGAAAACTTATAGATCGAGGTGGGTTATTCTACATCTGTTATCAAAATCAACGTGCCTAAAGGTATACAACAAAGCGGCGTTTTGAAAAGGACCGCCAATTTTCGTTTAGATAATATAGTCTTCAGTGTTGGAGAAGGTACTAGGTATTTCTTGATATGTGCTTCCTAGGACATGTAAAAAATACTACAAAACGCTATCCAGGTAAGTATCTAAGGTACTGACAATGTCACGATGTTAATTTTGAAAATCAGAAAAGGTTATTACTCAAGTCAAAACCAGTTAACCCTATGGCGACATACTCcatattcttaaaaattaaattgtagaaataaaaaattatttttaagtcaACAGTATCCACACGTTTTTAGCAATTCTAAATAAGTTTCAgacaataataatttttataacgCTATCTCCATTAAAGTACAAATATCGTAATCTTTCTGCATTACTATGACCATTGAAATATCTTAAACCTAAATCCCTTTTAACTGATATTTCAGAATCTGCAGTCCAAAACGAATCCAAACTTGTATTGCTACGGTGGGCTATCAcaggtatatatataaatgtaattAGGAGGGACGCTACCGTCTAGTGTCTCGACTAATAGATACACGTTACTCCATTGAccaatttcaaaataaatgtataatgtATTAGTAAAATAGATATTTTCGACCTTATAAAGTTCAATATATGGGATAATATGTGATTTTTAGCTTCGAGTATATATACAAGAAATTGTTATTAATTATTACAGAGTTCTTCTACTTATGATTCAATATATGAGCCTATAAACCCTCGTCCTTCTGGAGACATGTTGCATCGGGAAAGATGTAACATGTATGGTTCATACGTCAATGATAACAATATTTCAAGCAGTTCCTGTGACATAAATATTTCGAATTCAATTGAAGCAAGCCAGTCGTTATACACGAATGATAATGGTCGAAGTAAATGTTATATTGACAATACTGTtcataaaaataatgaaaaggGACTCAGTAACTCAGTAGCCCCTGATCCAATACAAGAGTTTGAAAACTACGgtaagttaaaatattacatcaatttcaataaaacaatattttctGTTAATAGGTAGGTGCGTTAAATGCAATTCACGTGTACTTGGAGAGAGTAGTGGGTGCACAGCAATGGATCAAATATACCATATATCATGCTTTACTTGCACAGACTGCCAAATAAACTTACAGGGAAAACCATTTTATGCATTAGACGGCAAACCATATTGTGAATATGATTATTTACAAACACTGGAAAAATGTTCGGTTTGCATGAAGCCCATTTTGGAGAGAATTCTTAGAGCTACCGGAAAGCCATACCATCCGCAATGTTTTACATGTGTTGTCTGT
This genomic stretch from Drosophila suzukii chromosome 4, CBGP_Dsuzu_IsoJpt1.0, whole genome shotgun sequence harbors:
- the Zyx gene encoding zyxin isoform X2 — encoded protein: MESLDQQLKELSFLNDEPSCTSSSASIGHVNVAELVNKIRQKQRETYTKMDGPPKPSKNYNELPQVPSSKQVSCSREPLYSKPLIGIDKTISGPMPFRKINNSDSGNGEIPINRKTTLDNPAILEQQLEALAYHKLQMEKKGLLGGQVKPPQSANSFAEPISNTYSKNLIYGNINTEQKELVTKETDISATTYSNVHEAALGPSHKMLSVCTNLLLENEVEDDVPPPPSPESAVSSSYSELRRASTAFNKPTGSSQNKQKLNPSLQMYANQYELQHGAIMKSSSTYDSIYEPINPRPSGDMLHRERCNMYGSYVNDNNISSSSCDINISNSIEASQSLYTNDNGRSKCYIDNTVHKNNEKGLSNSVAPDPIQEFENYGRCVKCNSRVLGESSGCTAMDQIYHISCFTCTDCQINLQGKPFYALDGKPYCEYDYLQTLEKCSVCMKPILERILRATGKPYHPQCFTCVVCGISLDGLLFTVDATNQNYCITDFHKKFAPRCCVCKQPIMPDPGQEETVRVVALDRSFHLECYKCEDCGLLLSSEAEGRGCYPLDDHVLCKSCNAQRVQALTKRMT
- the Zyx gene encoding uncharacterized protein Zyx isoform X1, with the translated sequence MESLDQQLKELSFLNDEPSCTSSSASIGHVNVAELVNKIRQKQRETYTKMDGPPKPSKNYNELPQVPSSKQVSCSREPLYSKPLIGIDKTISGPMPFRKINNSDSGNGEIPINRKTTLDNPAILEQQLEALAYHKLQMEKKGLLGGQVKPPQSANSFAEPISNTYSKNLIYGNINTEQKELVTKETDISATTYSNVHEAALGPSHKMLSVCTNLLLENEVEDDVPPPPSPESAVSSSYSELRRASTAFNKPTGSSQNKQKLNPSLQMYANQYELQHGAIMKNLQSKTNPNLYCYGGLSQSSSTYDSIYEPINPRPSGDMLHRERCNMYGSYVNDNNISSSSCDINISNSIEASQSLYTNDNGRSKCYIDNTVHKNNEKGLSNSVAPDPIQEFENYGRCVKCNSRVLGESSGCTAMDQIYHISCFTCTDCQINLQGKPFYALDGKPYCEYDYLQTLEKCSVCMKPILERILRATGKPYHPQCFTCVVCGISLDGLLFTVDATNQNYCITDFHKKFAPRCCVCKQPIMPDPGQEETVRVVALDRSFHLECYKCEDCGLLLSSEAEGRGCYPLDDHVLCKSCNAQRVQALTKRMT
- the Zyx gene encoding uncharacterized protein Zyx isoform X3 codes for the protein MPFRKINNSDSGNGEIPINRKTTLDNPAILEQQLEALAYHKLQMEKKGLLGGQVKPPQSANSFAEPISNTYSKNLIYGNINTEQKELVTKETDISATTYSNVHEAALGPSHKMLSVCTNLLLENEVEDDVPPPPSPESAVSSSYSELRRASTAFNKPTGSSQNKQKLNPSLQMYANQYELQHGAIMKNLQSKTNPNLYCYGGLSQSSSTYDSIYEPINPRPSGDMLHRERCNMYGSYVNDNNISSSSCDINISNSIEASQSLYTNDNGRSKCYIDNTVHKNNEKGLSNSVAPDPIQEFENYGRCVKCNSRVLGESSGCTAMDQIYHISCFTCTDCQINLQGKPFYALDGKPYCEYDYLQTLEKCSVCMKPILERILRATGKPYHPQCFTCVVCGISLDGLLFTVDATNQNYCITDFHKKFAPRCCVCKQPIMPDPGQEETVRVVALDRSFHLECYKCEDCGLLLSSEAEGRGCYPLDDHVLCKSCNAQRVQALTKRMT